The DNA window TTAGAACATGAGGCCGTAGAGAAAATATGTCAAATCATTATAGAGGAAAGTCAGAAGGAGAAATGCTTGTAAGTGTTTTGACCATATGAACTCTTGCAGCAACATAATGTAAATATTATTTTTTATATAAAAATTGATTAAATTGTATTTAACAATAAAAGGAGAACAGCTATGATTTACTTATTTATCTTTAATTTTTATTTACTTTGGAGTTATATTGTTTTTAAAAAAAATAAAAAAAAATCTTTTCTTAAAGACTTGCCTGGGGAAATAAAAAAAATGAATTTAGGCAGTTCTCATGGTTTTTATTCTTTCGATTATACAGAAAAAGGTTCATTTAACGGAGCTCAAGATTCTCAGACATTTTATTATGATTTAAAAGTTTTAAAAAAAATATATCCCAATATTCAAAAAGGAGCAACGGTATTCCTACCTGTAAGTTATTTTTCTTTTTCAAGTGGTGAGCTATGGTTACCTATTCATTCAATTAAATATTTTAGGTCTTTTTCATTAAAAGACTTTAAAGGAAGAATGAAATTTGAGTATATACTATATAATTTTTTCCCTTTGTTTTATAGCCTCAAAAAGAAATTAAACAAAAAAAAAGTTAAACCTAAAAAAACACGAGAACGAAGAATTGAAGGCCATGTAAAGCGTTTCAGGGATAAAACAAAATTGAAATATAACGAAGATATTTTGAGCAAAATAATAGATCTTTTACAAAAAAAAGAATGCAAAATTTTTCTGATTACCACTCCATTTCATGAGGTGTATAATTCTTTTTTTCCTAAAAAAGAATTAGAAAAAGATTTTTTTGATTATTTAAATCATTTTGCTGACATTATGAATGTCACTTATTTAAATTATTCTGATAATAGTTTTATTACAAATAATATAGATTTTTTTCGTGATTTTGATCATTTAAATTCTGATGGGAGAAAAATGTTTTTAAAAATTTTAAGTGACGATTTAAATTTAGAAATGTAATACTAGATATATGAAATACATGCATTTTCAAAAGTGATATTTCTATAAATAACTGATGTTTCGCGATCATTAAATCTTTGAAAATACTAGCATTTTAAATTTAAACCTCTAAAATTGATTCATTTTATTAGCAAAAATAGCCTAAATTAACCCAAGTTGCTACTTCATATTTAAAAATGTATAACCCATTAAAAATAATAGAATTTTGAGTTCAAAACACCTAGAAGTAACACTATGGATAGACTTTGGCATCAATCTATTTATAGAACTTCCTACAGTTTCAATTAGTTTTCTTTTTATATGATCAAGAAATTCCTGACTTTTACTTTTAGAACGCTTTGAATTTTTACGTCTCATAGGTGAAAGGTAAATATCACCATCACTTAATACGTCTTCAAGAACATAGTCATTATATGCTCTGTCCGCATAAATAATGGCATCTTTTGGCAAATCAAAACTAAAATCTTTAAATGCTGTAATATCAGCAATAGATCCAGGTAATATTTTATATTCTACAGGTAAGCCTTTTTCATTTGTCATCAAATGGAGTCTTGCTCCGAAAAAAATTTTCTTTTACTTGAAATGTATCCTCTGTAAAGATCATGATCTAAATATATTTTGCATCTAGGAATTCTATAATTGTCACACACAGAGATAGGGAAAGAATCAATCATAAATTCTTTGGTTTCAGATCTATTTTTATTATGTTCCATAATGATATCCATTATTTTACTTAAGGTAGAACCTAAATTAGCAAGTCTTCTAGAGAATCTACTTTTAGAAAGAACATAATCAAAATGAGAATAGTCTTCAAAAAAAGTTAAAGTCTTTTGGAAGTTACCATTAAAATATATTCCTGCGATTATTGCCGTTGTAATAACTTCAGCATCTCTCATTTTAGCTTGAGAATTTTCTTGATGACCAGTAAGATTAAGAATAAATTGAACAAATTCTAATATATCATAAATGTTATCTTTCATATTGTGCACTCCTAAAGTTGTTATTTTAAGAGTATTTTATCGCATAATTAACCCAAGTTGCTACCTTATAAAAAGTTTAGCTCCAGCATTGAAGAATGCCTTCATGTTTTATGTTTTTAACCTTATAAAATCAAGAATTATGACCATTAAATGATTTGGAAAAATTTTTTTGATATCTAATTCATGGTATGTTTAGTTCAAATTTAAAGGAATTTTATAATTAGAAATACTATTTATCAGGTAAGTAGCAACTTAGGTTAAATTAAGCAAATTTAGTAAAAAAAGTGTATTGATATGACTATCTAAATTTATAACTTATTGATTTTAAAGGCATAGAGAAGTGCGAAACATCAGTAAATAAAAAAAATTAAAGTCAATGACATATGCCTTGAAATATGTCACTACACTCAAAAATGAATGAATTCAAGCAACTATTATCTGAGTTACATAGATGATGAAATTAGAGAAAAAAAAGATGGCATATTTTATGTAGAAAAAATTAGAGAGTATTAGAAATTTCAGATAAATTACTAAAAAATTTGTATAAAATTAAAGGGGGATTAAGTTGAAGGGTATAATACTTGCCGGTGGGAGTGGGACGAGGCTCTATCCAGTTACAAAGGCTATGAGCAAACAGATGACACCAATATATGATAAACCTATGATATACTATCCTTTGTCTGTTCTTATGCTGTCAGGCATAAGAGAGATATTGATTATATCCACCCCAAGGGATATAAAAGTATTCGAAGAGCTATTGGGGGACGGAAGTAATTTTGGCCTAAGACTCCAATACGCTGCCCAGGAGAAACCAAATGGTTTGGCAGAGGCTTTTATAATTGGAGAAGAATTCATTGGAAATGAAAGTGTCGCCCTTGTTTTAGGAGATAATATCTTTTATGGGTATGGGTTTGGTAGTATACTGGAAAATGCAGGAAAGTTAAAAGAGGGAGCTAAAATATTTGGATACTATGTTAAGAATCCAAGTGCATTTGGTGTGGTGGAATTTGATTCAGATGGCAGGGTTATTTCACTTGAAGAAAAACCAGAGAAACCAAAATCAAATTATGCAGTACCAGGTCTCTATTTTTATGATAATACTGTTATTGAAAAAGCCAAGAAAATCAAACCCTCTGTTAGAAATGAACTAGAAATAACAGATGTAAACAGGTTATATCTTCAAAAAAATAAATTAAGCTGTATAAACCTCGGGAGGGGAATGGCCTGGTTAGATACCGGTACATTTGACGGGCTTGTAGATGCCACTAATTTTGTTAAAGCTGTGCAGGATAGACAAGGTATAATGATAGCCTGTCCTGAGGAAATAGCATATTTGAAAGGCTGGATTACTAAAGAAAAAATTGAAAAATTAGCTGAGCCGTTTTTAAAGACACATTACGGCGAATATTTGATGAACTTGATCAAGTAAAGGGGAATAAAATGACTTATTTGATAACAGGTGGAGCAGGCTTTATTGGCGCCAACTTTGTAAAATATATGCTTAAAAAATATGAAAATATAAAGATAATGATACTGGATAAACTTACATATGCAGGGAATCTAGGGACTATTAAAAAAGAACTAGAAGATTATAGAGTTACTTTTGTAAAGGGAGATATATGCAATAAAGAGCTGGTTGAAAATATATTTATGAACCATGACGTGGATTATGTTGTTAACTTTGCTGCTGAATCACATGTTGACAGGAGCATAGAAAATCCCGGTTTATTTTTGGAAACCAATATAATTGGAACACAGGTATTGTTGGATACAGCAAAGGGACACTGGACAAATGGTAAGGATATAAATGGTTATCCTATCTATAAAGAAGGTAAGAAATTCCTTCAAGTTTCTACAGATGAAGTTTATGGAAGCCTTAGCATAGATTATCCAGATGGAAAAGAACTGAAAGTTGCAAATGAAGAGTTGAAACTTGTGCTTAAAAATAGAAAAGTCATGCCAAAAATATTTGGCAAAAATTTTTTTACAGAAAAAAATCATCTTGATCCAAGAAGTCCTTATGCCACATCTAAAGCTGGAGCAGATATGCTGGTTAGGGCTTATGCAGAGACATATCATATGCCTGTTAATGTCACTAGATGTTCGAATAATTACGGTCCATATCATTTTCCGGAAAAACTTATTCCTCTTATCATAAAAAATATATTGGAAGGGAAGAAGCTTCCTGTTTACGGAGATGGTAAGCAGGTAAGGGATTGGCTGTATGTAGAAGACCACTGTAAAGGGATAGACATGGTAATTAACAGCGGGAGACTAGGAGAAGTTTATAATATTGGGGGATTTAATGAAGAGCAGAATATAAATATAGTCAAATTAACAATAGATACTATAAAAAAAATGACAATTGAAAATGGGAAATTGAAATCTGAATATAAAAATATAGTTAAATGTAAGCCGGAAGAAATAAGTTATGATCTTATTGAATATGTAAAGGACAGGCTTGGTCATGATGTCAGGTATGCAATAGACCCAACAAAGACGGTTAGAGAGCTAGGCTTTTATCCAGAAACACCATTTAATGAGGGGATAGAAAAGACTATCATATGGTATCTTGACAATCAGGACTGGATAGAGGAAGTGATCAGTGGAGACTATATAAAATATTATGAAAGAATGTATTGTAAAATATAGTTGTTTATGAGGTGGCTGAAAGTATGGTAAATAGAGAAAAATTTTTAGAATATTTTGATGAGAAGAAAATAAAAGATAAAAATTGTTTGAAAAATTATAGGAATAGAAGGGTAATATTTTCTGAAAAAATAGATGGTGAAATGTATTATATTAAAAAATATATTCCCCATAAACAGAGGGAAAGAGCCATAGCTTTTGGACTTCAAAGAGATAGGGCAGAACATTATAAATTTATATCGGAAAAACTGGATAAACTGGGCATACCACATATTAGGCCAGAATTTGTAATCATTAATAGAAAAACTTTTTTTAAAAGAGAATCTTTAGTGATTACAAAATACGGAGGTATCTCTCTAGGAAAAATTCCTGATTTTGATAAAATCCAAAAAAGAAAATTAATAGATAAATTTTTTGATTATTTTATAGTAATGTGTAAAAATGGTATTTATCCTACAGATTATAATTTTGGAGGGGCTCTGGTAAGAAACGAAGAGTTATACCTTATAGATTTTGATCCCTACAGAACAAAAATGATTGTTACAAAGAAATTTAGAGAATATGTTATTTACAAACTGGAAAGAAGAGCATGTATAGAAACAAATTTTGGAGAAGAATTTAATAATTATTTAAAAAATCAAATCTACAGAGTTCGTAGGGAATTAGGCTGGTAAAATATTATGAATATATTTGTAAATTAAAGATGATAAAAAACAGTTCAAATTAAATAAAAATGGGAGAGCAACAATGAAAATATTAGTAGTCAGGTTCAAACAAATAGGAGACTCTGTGCTGGCCTCTCCTATATGCAGCAGCTTGAAAAAAACATATCCGGATAGTGAAATTGATTATGTGGTTTACGAGCATATCTCACCTTTGTTTGAAAATCACCCCTCTATAGACAATGTCATATCTATAACAAAAGATGAGCAGAAAAATCCTTTTAAATATTTATCCAAAGTATGGAAGGTCACAAGGAAAAAATACGATATAGTTATTGATATAATGTCCACTCCTAAGAGCGAGGTCTTTACCCTTTTTTCTCCAGGGGCAAAATACAGGATAGGCAGAAGAAAGCCCAAGAGGGGCTATACATACACCCACAAAATAGACGAGCCAATGAATGCCAAGGACAAGGTGGACAAGTTTTTGAAGATGCTGAAGCCTTTGGAAGACGACGGGATTGATGTAAAATATGATGCTGACTATAGTATTCATATCACAGATGAAGAGAAGAAAAAACTTAGAAATAGGATGGAAAAAGCAGGGGTGAATTTTAATAGGCCTGTTTTTGCCTTTGCTATAAATTCCAGAAGACCCCACAAAATATGGAAGAGAGAGTATATGATAGAGGTCATAAATCATTGTGTAGATAAGTACAATGTCCAAGTAATATTTTATTATTCCC is part of the uncultured Ilyobacter sp. genome and encodes:
- a CDS encoding glycosyltransferase family 9 protein, whose protein sequence is MKILVVRFKQIGDSVLASPICSSLKKTYPDSEIDYVVYEHISPLFENHPSIDNVISITKDEQKNPFKYLSKVWKVTRKKYDIVIDIMSTPKSEVFTLFSPGAKYRIGRRKPKRGYTYTHKIDEPMNAKDKVDKFLKMLKPLEDDGIDVKYDADYSIHITDEEKKKLRNRMEKAGVNFNRPVFAFAINSRRPHKIWKREYMIEVINHCVDKYNVQVIFYYSPAEKAYAKETHEMMKWNENIFSNIETKSIRELAMLLANCDMFIGNEGGPRHIAQGLDIPSLAIFSPSAEKKEWLSNANDKHQGIEIHDVGAKEYFGIKPSHVIEKLDEMIDRYVEKI
- a CDS encoding dTDP-glucose 4,6-dehydratase, with product MTYLITGGAGFIGANFVKYMLKKYENIKIMILDKLTYAGNLGTIKKELEDYRVTFVKGDICNKELVENIFMNHDVDYVVNFAAESHVDRSIENPGLFLETNIIGTQVLLDTAKGHWTNGKDINGYPIYKEGKKFLQVSTDEVYGSLSIDYPDGKELKVANEELKLVLKNRKVMPKIFGKNFFTEKNHLDPRSPYATSKAGADMLVRAYAETYHMPVNVTRCSNNYGPYHFPEKLIPLIIKNILEGKKLPVYGDGKQVRDWLYVEDHCKGIDMVINSGRLGEVYNIGGFNEEQNINIVKLTIDTIKKMTIENGKLKSEYKNIVKCKPEEISYDLIEYVKDRLGHDVRYAIDPTKTVRELGFYPETPFNEGIEKTIIWYLDNQDWIEEVISGDYIKYYERMYCKI
- a CDS encoding transposase, whose amino-acid sequence is MTNEKGLPVEYKILPGSIADITAFKDFSFDLPKDAIIYADRAYNDYVLEDVLSDGDIYLSPMRRKNSKRSKSKSQEFLDHIKRKLIETVGSSINRLMPKSIHSVTSRCFELKILLFLMGYTFLNMK
- the rfbA gene encoding glucose-1-phosphate thymidylyltransferase RfbA → MKGIILAGGSGTRLYPVTKAMSKQMTPIYDKPMIYYPLSVLMLSGIREILIISTPRDIKVFEELLGDGSNFGLRLQYAAQEKPNGLAEAFIIGEEFIGNESVALVLGDNIFYGYGFGSILENAGKLKEGAKIFGYYVKNPSAFGVVEFDSDGRVISLEEKPEKPKSNYAVPGLYFYDNTVIEKAKKIKPSVRNELEITDVNRLYLQKNKLSCINLGRGMAWLDTGTFDGLVDATNFVKAVQDRQGIMIACPEEIAYLKGWITKEKIEKLAEPFLKTHYGEYLMNLIK